The nucleotide sequence GGGAGACTGAGAGGTGAGGGCCCCAGAGTAGGGTGTTGGAGCCCAAGCACTGTGAGGAGGATGCATGCCCAGAAGGGCAGTTCCTGTGGGATGTCCACTCCCCAGTGGGGAGCAAAGGGCATCCCCATGTGGGAGGGTGTGGCAGCCAGGATAGGAGATTGGTTATTTACAGGGGGattgatcaaataaataaatattatatggaTAATAGGATctgagtttctcactgttggagaagaTAGATACAAATATAGAAGGGGAGAAAAACAGAATGAACACTGTGGTGTTATCAACATAATCTCATGGTTTTCAGTAGATGATAAGACAGATGGACAGACTTTCCTAACTGTCATCTAGAGGTCTAGAAGCAATGATACTTCTAGAGGACATGAGCAAATCCTGCAACCTTGTTTCTAAATTCCAATCTCTAccaaaaggaaccagagctctttggagaaatggctaattgcAGGTCTGGGGGAGGGAAAGTTCAAGATAGGGCTGAATGATCTTTTTGGGCCAGGTAGTAAGGAAGTGCCCCAAAAACGATGGGGGCATGTTGAAGACACAAAAACCAGCTTTAAAATGCTCCTACTGGCCAAATCAAGGACAAATGGACTAtcaaaataatgatagtaaaaGATTACAACCCATGAGTCTACACAGATAAAAATAGGTGAATAAATTGAAAATTTAGTGAGGAATACAATATTTACAAAGTCTCAAATTATCTCCATACAAGTTACTTGTTTATTACAAAGGGCAAGGGAAAATATCACAGTGAAGAGGAATAGCAGAAAATCACCTTAACCAAAGTGATCAAAGTTATACAGTAACAGGACAAACGGAAATTTTGTGCCACTGACAGGATTCAATAAGAAAaacacaacatcacttctgtgatattcctgccagATGCATAACTTGAATCTGATCAAGAAACAGCAGGCAAACCCCAACTGAGGGATCTTCTACAAAATAATAAGCCTGTATTCCTCAAGTGTCAAGATCATGAAAGTCAAGGAAGGACTGAGGAACTCCCTGCAGACTGAAGGAGACTAAAGAAACATGATAACCAAATGCACTCATATagttcaaggagaaaaaaaattccttgcaCCGTGCTTGCAGTTTTTCTGTAAGTCTGATATTGTttctaaataaacaaatagtaCAATATAGGAAAATTACAAATTCCCCTTATGACCAAAGatacaaaatttataaatttttagcaaataaaaaaatatgtatttttttaaatgcatcctCAAAAAGAAGTGTTTGTCCCAGGAATGCCAGAATGGTTAGATATCAGATAAACATATCAGTGTTATTACACTAAACTATACCTAAAACTATAAACTATACCAAATTTACtgagtaaaaataaaactttaatcaCAGTAAATGATTAATAAAGGGCATGttacaaatttaaaaagccaTTCATAATTTTTCTAAACATCTCTAAGCAAGTTATGAACAGCAGGGCAattaaataacccaattaaaggtatttatggggaaaaaaattaacagcaaaCAACACAatgcaaaacattaaaaattattccctttaaaatcaggaacaaggaaTCAGGAACATTCTTGAGGGCTGCTGTCGCCACTTTTTTCCAATAATGTATTGCAGTTCCAGCCAGTGCAAAAAAGATAAGACTAAAGTAAAAGGTATAAGAattgaaaaagcagaaaaaaaacctTATATTATGATGCTACAGAATTATAATAGCATGTTATCAGCAAATGGATAGCAAATAAACCAATTCTGTCCTAgccataaatttatttataagacATTGCTATATAACAGAGCTTATTATAAATCAGGGTGGAAAAGATAAACTATGAAAAATGGGTGCTAGGTAATCCATataggaaaaatacaaaaattatatcCATACcccacatcatacacaaaaacagattaaaaacataaatatgaaAGTCAAAATTTTGAACACTTATactagaaaatattagaaaatatctttaaaatattaggATTAGGGAGAATTTTTTAAAGCACTACACAAAAAAACATAGCCCTTAAAACACTGATGATTTTGACATATTAAAATCAAATCtgtaagacaaaaaagaaaaagtgaaaatgtgaGAAGGTATTTGCATTAGATATAGCAGATAATGATTACcatgcagaacatataaagaaatcttacaaatcgataaaaacagaaaaagtctAAAAGTCTAACATATAAAAactgatggcaaaaaaaaaaaaagcaaaagatgcTTAATGTCTCTAGTAAGCAAGAGGTGCAAGTTAATActacaataaattatcactacatACCCAGAGAATGACTGGAAAGGCCAAATTTTCATAAGATCTACGGAGCTGAATCTCAAAAACAATGGTGAGTgaaaacagcaagttgcaaaaggATACGGTATACTACTACTTATATAAGTTATAAAAGCTCAGAAACCACTACTCTATATTGTTCAGGTACACAGTAAAAGTTATTAAATCATACAATAGCACGATATTCACAAACTTTCGACATCTCTGGTAAGGGTGAGAAGAAAAGATAAGGGCAAGATCTGGTctgtaatgttttatattttaaaatctaaaacaaaGTAATAATTCATTGATGGTAAATTGTTAACATATTTATGAGAAAAGTGTGGCAGAAGATATGTGCCTCAGATGTAACTGATAATGGGTGCGGGGTACCGATAACTTTCACCATACAGATGCAAAAAAGGCCAGTATTAGAACACACCAGAGGGAAAAGCAGTCAGTGAGGTAAGGGGACCAGTAAGCAGGATGCTTAGCCAGAAGGTAATTTATATGtggaaataaaaagcaaaccaGAAACACATTCAAGGACACACTATACTCCAGTgatgaaataaatgcaaatttcaATTCAACAGAATGACGTAAAACCCAGTAACCTATCACATTCCTCCATGGACCACACACCCACCATAGACTCTTCTAGATGACATCTAGTCCAGTGTTGACCAAGTCCACACTTCTTTTTTGAGCTAAAGTATTTACCTCATTTCATGGTTAATTTGCAGTACCTGCCCCCCAAACAATTATACTTACTCACCCActgaataattatttgttgaaactCTGTATATAAACAGCATTTTGCCAGAGGCTGTGGAAGAATACGAGAGAAGACAATAAGCTCTTTTCTTTGGGCTCATTTAATCCATATAACAAACTATCatatagttattatttttcccattttacagataaagaaattgagattcAGAGAGCTTAAAACCTACCCCAAATCACCATGCTGACATAGCCATATTTCTGAGCCATAATTCAGTTTGTCAGACAACCCCAAAAACCGTATCCTATTCACTGTACTACAAGGACCTCTCAAAGCCCAGGGGAGATCGTCCTCTAACTTTCCTGCTCTTACTATTTTATGTGGGCTATACTCACCATGTATCATGAGTTATGTTTCCCCATTAACCCATACAATAGAGGCAGACTAGAAGAATATTGTCATAATTTTTGAACCAGTAATTCCAATTGTAGGAATGATTTACAACAACATAATGAAAGAAATCCTTTAACAAAATTAACTACTCCAGATCAaggagaataaaaaacaaatttaaaaaaattttaaggaacaAAGTAACACCTAAAATCCTCCAcagcaggcactgtgccaagaacTTTACATATACTTCCATATCTAATAATCACAGTACTACACATAATACAGGCATCAtcagcccattttacaggtgaggaaacgtCTGTATGCAAGTTAAGTAACGCGCCAAAATTCATATAGCTAGTTACGTGGGGCCAGGGTCTGAACCCAGGTGGTCTCATTTCCAAGTAGGCATGATTAATCAATAAAAGTTTTCTCAACTTTTTTATAACCcaaagtaagaaatatattttacatcatgatccaatatgcacacacacatataaaagtAAGGTAACTTCTATAAAACACTATTTAGCTTAATAATACATggcaaaaatcatttttttcaagACGCTGGTTTTGAATCCTGAAACTAATTTCTCATGACTCACAATTTAAAAGATGCAGAATGCTTAACTACCTCAAAGATATAGTATTTACTGTAACTATAGTAGAAAAAAACCTAAATGGAAATAAACAGTCAGCCACAGAGCTGAGTAGTAATTATGAATGTAAAAAAATTGTTATTCAGAGAAAATGCCATACATTGCTTAGAACAAGGCATAATGCTTATATATACGTATAaagtacataaatataaaatagctatgctaagataaaaaagaatataggcaattacatctttatttttaatttataaagatttttatttttctttacaaacTGGGGTAGTTGGTAGTTAAGAGGCCAGATAATAGCCACTTCGCTTTTATTTTCTAGACACCAAAGCAATTTACTgatgtgttctttcttaaatatctGTTCCAGATCATGGTACAAAGTTTCCCAATTAATTTTATAAAGCTAGCAAAATTTTTATACCAAAAAATACAGTCAgtcaaacaaatcaaaacaaaatgaatCCTCCCCTAATATTTTTATAAGTGAAAATTTGGAACCAAATAATTTACAATATGAACAAAAGTTTGCAAACACATCGTAAAGCTACACACATTTAAGCGTTAGAGAAATATGCTCCCCCTCCCCAACTCTCAGGCCTCCGCACTGTGCCTCTGACCCTTCCCCCAGGAGTCCCCGTGAATCTATTTCAGATTTcaagaggagggggctgggccaCCGgtcccaggcctggccctggccTCCTCATCTGCCAGAGCCTCACAGTACTGCGCTGGCCAGTCCCTGGGGTCTTGATTATGGACTTTGGCCACAAACTTAAGAACTTTCATCTTGCTGGTCTCCAGGTTGGTTCGCGGGCCCCACTGGAATTCATAGTCCACAGGATCAGTGTGGGGTATCCGCCGGTACTCCAGGTAACGCTGCCGCACAAAGTCTTCAGTAATGAGTTTCTTTGGGTCCCCAAAAATCAAATGCTTCTTTGTGGGGTACACCCCTAGACGACGCAGGAAGTCCCAGACCTCGGTCTCCTTGATGGTGTTGCCCTTCATGAAGATGAGCCCCAGCACAATCATCAGCAGGCCGGTGGTGGGCGTGCCCTGGTCGCCTCTCACCTCGGCATCCTCCTCCACGGGTTCCAgcgtgttgatgaggatgtaggAGTTGCTCTTGGGTTCCAGCTCCACCAGCTTGTACCCGAAGACGTACTCGAGGCGCTGCGCGGCCAGTTTCAGGAGGTCCGCGAAGATGTCCTTGTAGTCCCCGACGACGTGCTTCAGGATGTCCGTCCGCTTGATCGGGATCTTCTTCTGGTCCTTAATCAGCAGGAACTGCACCAGCTCGGccaccttcagctccagctgCTTCTGCGAGCGGGGCCCCACCGCGGGGGAGGCCTCGGCCCCGCGGGCGCCCTGCGACGAGGTGCTGCGGACTTCCTGCGAGCCGCCCGCCCCGCGGGAGGTGCTCGGGGCCTCCTCGGCGACGCCGCCTCTCGGGGCCCGGCCGTCTCCGCCGCGGCCCCCGTCCCTCACCCTCTCGGCCTGGGCGCTGGGGCGGCCCCGGCTCCTCGGTTTCTGCAGCATGTCACCGGCGGCGGGAGCCTGGCGCCAGCGCCGACTCCGCAGGCGGGGCGCTCGCCCTAACGGACGGTGGCGGCGGGAGAACAGTGCACGGCGGGGATTGTGGGTCGGCGCGCGGCACGTCGGGGCGGCCCTGGGCGGGGCCGGAGGGGGCGCGCGCTGCGTCACGGAGGCTGCGCGCTGCGTCACGGAGGCTACGCGTTGCGTCGGGGAGTGGGGCGGCCGCCGCGCGTTGGCGGAAAGCAGTAGGCGTGTCTGCGCAGTCCTGTGGGTCACATTAGATTAAAGGTGGCGTCCTTACTAAACCCTACAAATAGAGAACAGGAGCCAAAACTCCTAAATGAGTGTGCGGCTGAGTTCAGGACCGCACAGGCTCAGGCAGGTACTATAGAAAGTGAGTATTAAAGAAGTTTAAAATCGGGAATATTTTTAGATGGAGGGAACTCAGGATGAATTGTGGGAGAAAAAAGGTGAAGAGGAAGGTGAGAGCGTGAAAGTGAAGCAGAATCATTTCTTTCTGCACAAAACTGGACATAAAAAGAGTGAAAGACCTGGAGGACTCCTAGTTGGCTTTGCCTTCGctactccctcccctcccttaAATTTAAGCTCTTAAGCGTTTACCACCAGTTACTTTCTCTAATGCCTCTAAGTGACCATTAAAAACGAATGTGGTAAAGGGAGAGCTTGCCTTGCAAGCAGGACTTTTCCCATCTTTTCACTCTTTCAGTATTTCTATTCTATGCATTAAACTCCATCAGTTAGACAACTACAACAAAACCGCCACATAAAGAACGTTTCAGTGAGGGGTTTTTGCTTGGTCAAATGATTCTGTCTTTGGAAAGCACATGCTCATGTAAACTGCCTTTGGGCCCACAACTACGATTGTAGCAGAAATGGGTAAGAAGAATGCTACAAACAGAAATGTGCTCTCTCAAGAGATTACCATTTAATTTTGGGCATCACTGATCAAGAATTGCAATAATGTGAATCTCTTAAATTTCTTAATTCTTAATATATCAGCCTTAGGGcgcaatgagaaagaaaagagaacccAGGAGTATCATCCCTCATAATCTGTGATGTGTGcactttgtatatatattttttattgtgcaaCTCTAATAGCCAACGTGAGTCATTTCATTAACTCAAACCATCTGCAATCTGCTGCCACTATTTTTACAGATCTTAGCAAATGTGTTGCTTTTCTATTTACTGACTtgtaaagaagaaactgaatttcCCTCTGTCTTTTTAAAGCTACCCAGAAAGTGGGTAAACTCTTCAAAGAaccaaatcaaattgagttcctCTTTAATGCAAATATATTCAAAGGAAGCAATTCAAAACACATTATTTGAATAATAGCACCAAAACACaatgttattaaaatttcattaaatgttagtagcataaaatttttgtttgtaattCAATATGAAAATGCAATCTGATAATGGCCCTGACTGCAATactaaatgtaaaatgatatgCCGTGTTGTGATGCAAGTATGCTAAAATCTGGTAAACTATGAGTAATAACTTTCTGTTCCACACAAGATCTAACAATAAATCCCCAAGCATCAATCTTAATGACTGAAGCCtactaagaaaaacaaatatatcaTGGAGGCATTCATTTTTTTACAATAAGAAAATTcatctgcttcagtttccttgcAAATTAAAATTTGGACTCAAGTTCAAAGAAACCTCCTGTGATCAAGAATTCTGCAAAAAGTCCCTCCAGAAAGATAATGTTGAACCCCgagtaaaaaaaaaactcagcaacCAAGAgataacaaaaatggaaaataagatgaAAGCCATTGTCAACAGTTGGGCTGgtttttcagtgttttttcttGCTAAGGTATTCACTTAAATTACCAAGTAGCCCCACAGGTCAAGCTACCCCTGTGACTCACTGTGTGAAAATCAGCAGTGTCCATCAGCTGCATCTTTTACCCAGATAGCAGATTGTCATACTCAAAATGAGTGAGAAAAGATACCAGTTTTACGTATTGAAACACCTCTCTCTGCTGTGTCCAGAAGAATGCAGGTGAGAAAATACAGACATAAAATAACAGTATTAGAATGAAGTTTAGGCATTGCATGGAGAAGTCACCCAGACCCACCTCCACCTTAGATTGACACAGGAAGCCATGGAGTTTGAGGAAAAATTGTTGTGATGATGGTGGTAATAATAACactaacaataataaatataaacaacagCTACTGATTATTTCAAAGGTAAGTGGGTCAGACCCTATTCTAAGTGGTCTTCAtgtattacttcatttaatcccacaacaaccctatgaggcctGTGCATTTACTGTTTCTCTTctcataaatgaagaaactgaggcacagagaagaaggTTAACAGTTTTGAGGTCCTACAGCAAGTAAGTGGTAGATCTGATCTGAACTAAGGCAGTCTGCCTCCAGAGACCGCTCCTAACCATCTGCTGATTGCAGAGAGAACATAGATATGGTGTCCTTGAAAAGGTAGATATGGTGTCCTTGAAAAGGTAAAGATCTGGGAGTCAGATGGACCTATATTAGAAACCTGTATGACATCCAGAAAGCTACTGACACTGCTTTCTGTTTCCAAGATTACTCATCCAGGCTTCAGGGGACTAAGTGAGATAGGTTTGCCAAGTCCTAGCACAGGGCTGGGACAGGGTAGTTGATAACCATGTGCTTCTTTCCAGGGGGTTTATGTTAAGGAAAATACTTGAGGACTATACAAAGCTGTATGTAGAAAGATGTTTACTGCAGTAAAACACAagtacacacaaaaatcagaaaaaagtctggaaagaaATATATCAAGATGCtattaaagttattttctttcaaaaatgaaatcttTCTTGGCAGATAAAAATATATTCTCAAGGAATTTTAACTTCACAGTGAAACCATGCTATAGCAGTTATACAATTCAAGTTTTCAGTAAATTCAGTGTGATCTGAATATGACTTTCGTGACTTTTTTTCAGCCAGTGAAGTAATAAAGACAAgtggctaaaaaaagaaaaacattttcaaacacTTTATGTTAATGACCTTAATACTTTTATTACTagacccaaaagaaaaaaaaataataattctttgaggcaAAAGCTAAGCTAGCTAAGATTTCAGATGCATTGAACAAAGAAATGCCTACTACCAATTGCTCTTTAGATGTCTCTCAGTAATTAATTGCtttatttcatctccttggtaGCAAATGCCTGCCAAGAAGCTCTAATCATCTTTATCTTCTACTGGATTCTCCTCTTCATTCACTGGCATTTCTTGCAGAACCAGAGAcaggttttaaattttctgacAGCAACCTAGCGCAAAAAGCAGGTAAGGTCGTTGCGGGAAGAAAAGCAATGATAAAAGCATGCAGCCACCATATATGAGCAGCTTTGCTGCCTTTTCCAGTGGAAGAATGTGGGACAGTGTGCAGCAGGCGAGCAAAGTAGTTGGCGAGGGGCCCGGGATACTATTTTGGTGGGTAGATAGCAGGAAAAACAGTCCAGATATTTTAATGCTTGCAATAAAATCCCTTGTGTCCACTCATACATAACAAAGATGCATCCTGGTTAAATTATGTGATAGGACTACCTAATAACACTTAGTCTCTCATGAAAGAATACTTTGATTAAATGGCAACAGAGCTTTCCTTGGCTGGTGGAAAAGGGGTGGAGAGGTGGGGCTTGAGGAGATAGCTCTTTCCAAGCATTGTAGCCATTTGGTCCAGAAGCCTCTTCTTAGactctcttttcaagaaatataaGTCTTCCGTTACCCAGGGCCTTTTACTTATGAAAATCATTAAGGCCTATTAAGTTATAAAATTACCAACACATAACGTCTCTGTAGTGGCCagtg is from Diceros bicornis minor isolate mBicDic1 chromosome 5, mDicBic1.mat.cur, whole genome shotgun sequence and encodes:
- the NSMCE3 gene encoding non-structural maintenance of chromosomes element 3 homolog produces the protein MLQKPRSRGRPSAQAERVRDGGRGGDGRAPRGGVAEEAPSTSRGAGGSQEVRSTSSQGARGAEASPAVGPRSQKQLELKVAELVQFLLIKDQKKIPIKRTDILKHVVGDYKDIFADLLKLAAQRLEYVFGYKLVELEPKSNSYILINTLEPVEEDAEVRGDQGTPTTGLLMIVLGLIFMKGNTIKETEVWDFLRRLGVYPTKKHLIFGDPKKLITEDFVRQRYLEYRRIPHTDPVDYEFQWGPRTNLETSKMKVLKFVAKVHNQDPRDWPAQYCEALADEEARARPGTGGPAPSS